The Pseudomonas fluorescens genome includes a window with the following:
- the smc gene encoding chromosome segregation protein SMC, producing MRLKCIKLAGFKSFVDPTTVNFPSNMAAVVGPNGCGKSNIIDAVRWVMGESSAKNLRGESMTDVIFNGSTSRKPVSQASIELLFDNSDGTLVGEYAAYAEISIRRKVTRDSQNSYFLNGTKCRRRDITDIFLGTGLGPRSYSIIEQGMISKLIEAKPEDLRNFIEEAAGISKYKERRRETENRIRRTHENLARLTDLREELERQLERLHRQAEAAKKYQEYKGEERQLKAQLSALRWQALNEQVGQREAIIGNQEVSFEALVAEQRNADAAIERLRDGHHDLSERFNLVQGRFYSVGGDIARVEQSIQHGQQRLRQLQDDLKEAERARLETESHLGHDRTLLLTLGEELDRLTPEQEITSAAAEEAAAALEEAELTMHGWQEQWDSFNLTSAEPRRQAEVQQSRIQQLETSMERLAERQRRLAEERALLAADPEDAAILDLSEQLATSEATLEDLQASEDAQVERLEQLRQALQLALQNQQQAQGELQRLNGRLASLEALQQAALDPGTGTAEWLRDQHLAERPRLAEGLKVDAGWELAVETVLGADLQAVLVDDFGGFDLSGFTQGDLRLLSPAGDGVRIPGSLLDKVEAQVDLSPWLGQVKPVESLEQALALRGQLAAGESLISRDGYWVGRHFLRVRRASEAESGMLARGQEIQRLGAEREEREASVEALETELQNLRAQQRQQENGREHLRRLLQDEARQQGELKAQLSAGKAKVEQLALRRTRLEEEIAELGEQRALEHEQIGEARLQLQEALDAMALDTEQRELLLAQRDSLRERLDRVRQEARQHKDHAHQLAVRLGSLKAQHDSTRQALERLEMQSERLTEKREQLSLNLEEGEAPLEELRLKLEELLDKRMSVDEELKTAQIALEDADRELRDAEKRRSQAEQQSQLIRGQMEQQRMEWQALTVRRKALQDQLLEDGYDLDGVLATLVAGANEKDAEEELERIAQRIQRLGAINLAAIDEYQQQSERKRYLDAQNDDLVEALETLENVIRKIDKETRNRFKDTFDQINGGLQALFPKVFGGGSAYLELTGEDLLDTGVTIMARPPGKKNSTIHLLSGGEKALTALALVFAIFKLNPAPFCMLDEVDAPLDDANVGRYARLVKEMSETVQFIYITHNKIAMEMADQLMGVTMHEPGCSRLVAVDVEEAMAMVDA from the coding sequence GTGCGGCTCAAGTGCATCAAATTGGCGGGGTTCAAATCCTTCGTCGACCCGACTACGGTGAACTTCCCCAGTAACATGGCGGCAGTGGTCGGGCCAAATGGTTGCGGCAAGTCGAACATTATCGATGCCGTGCGTTGGGTGATGGGCGAGAGCTCGGCCAAGAACCTGCGCGGCGAGTCGATGACCGACGTCATCTTCAACGGCTCCACCAGCCGAAAGCCGGTGAGCCAGGCCAGCATCGAGCTGTTGTTCGATAACTCCGACGGCACCCTGGTGGGTGAATACGCCGCGTATGCGGAAATCTCCATTCGTCGCAAAGTGACCCGCGACAGCCAGAACAGCTACTTCCTCAACGGCACCAAGTGCCGACGCCGCGACATCACCGATATTTTCCTCGGCACCGGCCTGGGCCCGCGCAGCTACTCGATCATCGAACAGGGCATGATCTCCAAGCTGATCGAGGCCAAGCCCGAAGACCTGCGCAACTTCATTGAAGAAGCCGCCGGTATTTCCAAATACAAGGAACGGCGGCGCGAAACCGAAAACCGCATTCGTCGCACCCACGAAAACCTCGCGCGCCTGACCGACCTGCGCGAAGAACTCGAGCGCCAGCTGGAGCGTCTGCACCGGCAGGCCGAGGCCGCGAAGAAGTACCAGGAATACAAGGGCGAGGAGCGCCAGCTCAAGGCCCAACTGTCGGCCCTGCGTTGGCAGGCGTTGAACGAGCAGGTCGGTCAGCGTGAGGCGATCATCGGCAACCAGGAAGTCAGTTTCGAGGCCCTGGTGGCCGAGCAACGCAACGCCGACGCCGCCATCGAACGCCTGCGTGACGGCCACCACGACCTGTCCGAGCGCTTCAATCTGGTGCAGGGGCGCTTCTATTCCGTGGGGGGCGACATCGCCCGGGTCGAGCAGAGCATCCAGCACGGTCAGCAACGGCTGCGACAGTTGCAGGATGACTTGAAGGAAGCCGAGCGGGCGCGCCTGGAAACCGAATCCCACCTGGGCCACGACCGCACGCTGCTGCTGACCCTTGGCGAAGAGCTGGACCGGCTCACGCCGGAGCAGGAAATCACCAGCGCCGCCGCCGAAGAGGCCGCCGCAGCCCTGGAAGAAGCCGAGCTGACCATGCACGGCTGGCAAGAGCAGTGGGACAGCTTCAACCTGACCTCGGCCGAGCCACGGCGCCAGGCTGAAGTCCAGCAGTCGCGCATCCAGCAGTTGGAAACCAGCATGGAGCGCCTGGCCGAACGGCAGCGCCGCCTGGCCGAAGAGCGTGCCTTGCTCGCGGCGGACCCGGAAGACGCGGCGATTCTGGACCTGAGCGAGCAACTGGCGACCAGCGAAGCCACGCTCGAAGACTTGCAGGCCAGCGAAGACGCCCAGGTCGAACGGCTTGAGCAACTGCGCCAGGCCTTGCAACTGGCCTTGCAGAATCAGCAACAGGCCCAGGGCGAATTGCAGCGGCTCAATGGGCGTTTGGCTTCGCTGGAAGCCTTGCAGCAAGCCGCGCTGGACCCAGGCACCGGCACCGCCGAATGGCTGCGCGACCAGCATCTGGCCGAGCGTCCGCGATTGGCCGAGGGCCTGAAGGTCGATGCCGGTTGGGAGCTGGCGGTGGAAACCGTGCTGGGTGCCGACCTGCAAGCGGTGCTGGTGGATGACTTCGGCGGCTTCGACCTGTCGGGTTTCACCCAGGGCGATCTGCGCCTGCTCAGCCCGGCTGGCGACGGCGTACGAATCCCCGGCAGCTTGCTGGACAAGGTCGAGGCCCAGGTCGATCTGTCGCCGTGGCTGGGGCAGGTCAAGCCGGTGGAAAGCCTTGAGCAGGCCTTGGCCCTGCGCGGACAGTTGGCGGCAGGCGAAAGCCTGATCAGCCGGGACGGTTATTGGGTCGGTCGGCATTTCCTGCGGGTACGCCGGGCCAGTGAAGCCGAGAGCGGCATGCTCGCCCGGGGCCAGGAAATCCAGCGCCTGGGCGCCGAACGGGAGGAGCGCGAAGCCAGCGTCGAAGCCCTGGAAACCGAATTGCAAAACCTGCGGGCGCAACAGCGTCAGCAGGAGAATGGTCGCGAACACCTGCGGCGGCTGTTGCAGGATGAGGCGCGCCAGCAAGGCGAGCTCAAGGCGCAGTTGTCGGCCGGCAAGGCCAAGGTCGAACAGCTGGCGTTGCGCCGCACCCGCCTGGAAGAAGAAATCGCCGAACTGGGCGAGCAGCGGGCGCTGGAGCACGAACAGATCGGCGAGGCGCGCTTGCAACTGCAAGAAGCCCTCGACGCCATGGCGCTGGACACCGAGCAGCGTGAATTGCTGCTGGCCCAGCGTGACAGCTTGCGTGAGCGCCTGGACCGGGTGCGCCAGGAAGCACGCCAGCACAAGGATCATGCCCATCAGTTGGCGGTGCGCCTGGGCTCGCTCAAGGCCCAGCACGACTCCACGCGCCAGGCCTTGGAACGGCTGGAAATGCAGTCCGAACGCCTGACCGAAAAACGCGAGCAGTTGAGCCTCAATCTGGAGGAGGGCGAAGCGCCGCTCGAAGAGCTGCGCCTCAAGCTCGAAGAGTTGCTCGACAAGCGCATGAGCGTCGACGAAGAACTCAAGACCGCGCAGATCGCCCTGGAGGACGCCGACCGTGAACTGCGCGACGCCGAAAAGCGTCGCAGCCAGGCCGAGCAGCAATCGCAACTGATCCGCGGCCAGATGGAACAGCAGCGCATGGAGTGGCAAGCCCTGACGGTGCGGCGCAAAGCCTTGCAGGACCAATTACTGGAAGACGGCTACGACCTCGACGGTGTGCTCGCCACCCTGGTGGCCGGGGCGAACGAGAAGGACGCCGAGGAGGAGTTGGAACGCATTGCCCAGCGCATCCAGCGCCTGGGGGCAATCAACCTGGCGGCCATCGACGAGTACCAGCAGCAGTCCGAGCGCAAGCGTTACCTGGACGCCCAGAACGACGATCTGGTGGAAGCGCTGGAGACCCTGGAAAACGTCATTCGCAAGATCGACAAGGAAACCCGCAACCGCTTCAAGGATACCTTTGATCAGATCAACGGTGGTTTGCAGGCCCTTTTCCCAAAAGTTTTCGGTGGCGGCAGCGCTTACTTGGAACTGACGGGCGAAGATTTACTCGATACAGGGGTGACAATCATGGCGCGTCCTCCTGGCAAGAAGAACAGCACCATCCATTTGCTCTCCGGTGGCGAAAAGGCGCTGACCGCGCTGGCCCTGGTGTTTGCCATCTTCAAATTGAACCCGGCGCCGTTCTGCATGCTCGACGAGGTCGACGCACCGTTGGACGACGCCAACGTAGGTCGTTACGCACGGCTGGTGAAGGAGATGTCTGAAACGGTGCAGTTCATCTACATCACCCACAACAAGATCGCCATGGAAATGGCCGATCAGTTGATGGGCGTAACCATGCATGAGCCGGGCTGTTCGCGGCTAGTGGCGGTGGATGTGGAGGAGGCCATGGCCATGGTGGATGCCTGA
- a CDS encoding GntR family transcriptional regulator, with translation MTFKAPDSLAEQIAHHLAERIIRGEMKPGERIQEQKVTLALNVSRGSVREALLILERRHLIAILPRRGAHVTELTEHKVRSLCTLMSELYILLGYAVAHGWKEQADMAPFVAIQQRLNDAYARQDIRTFVDESFSVMRAAYPFANNPYLQETVENLQPAMSRAYFLALDQRKAEMSEFLDLFQRLLAAVLARDLPQIRLVLTAYAQRSCDLVVSALTKA, from the coding sequence ATGACGTTCAAGGCCCCGGACAGCCTCGCCGAGCAAATCGCCCACCATCTCGCCGAACGCATCATTCGCGGCGAAATGAAGCCGGGAGAGCGCATCCAGGAGCAGAAGGTCACGCTGGCGCTCAACGTCAGCCGCGGTTCGGTCCGCGAGGCCTTGCTGATCCTGGAGCGACGCCACTTGATCGCGATCCTGCCGCGCCGCGGCGCCCACGTCACCGAACTCACCGAGCACAAGGTGCGCAGCCTCTGCACGTTGATGAGCGAGCTGTACATCCTGCTGGGCTACGCTGTGGCCCATGGCTGGAAAGAGCAGGCCGACATGGCGCCGTTCGTAGCGATTCAGCAGCGTCTCAACGACGCCTACGCGCGCCAGGACATCCGCACCTTCGTCGATGAAAGCTTCAGCGTGATGCGCGCCGCCTATCCCTTTGCCAACAATCCGTACTTGCAGGAAACCGTCGAGAACCTGCAACCGGCCATGAGCCGTGCCTATTTCCTGGCCCTGGACCAGCGCAAGGCGGAAATGAGCGAGTTCCTCGACCTGTTCCAGCGCCTGCTCGCCGCTGTGCTGGCCCGTGATCTGCCGCAGATTCGCCTCGTGCTGACGGCCTACGCCCAGCGCAGTTGCGATCTGGTGGTCTCTGCCCTGACGAAGGCTTGA
- the xdhA gene encoding xanthine dehydrogenase small subunit: MIQFLLNQELRSEHALDPNLTVLNYLREHVGKSGTKEGCASGDCGACTVVVGELHVDETGRERMRYRSLNSCLTFVSALHGKQLISVEDLKHQGQLHSVQQAMVDCHGSQCGFCTPGFVMSLFALQKNSEQSDAHKAHEALAGNLCRCTGYRPILAAAEQACCGKQPDQFDAREAETIARLKAIAPTETGELNSGDKHCLVPLTVADLADLYDAYPQARLLAGGTDLALEVTQFHRTLPVMIYVGNVAELKRIERFDDRLEIGAATALSDCYEALKAEYPDFGELLQRFASLQIRNQGTLGGNIGNASPIGDSPPLLIALGAQIVLCKGQTRRTLALEDYFIDYRVTARQESEFIEKIIVPRASAEQAFRAYKVSKRLDDDISAVCAAFNLRIDNGVVRDARIAFGGMAATPKRATHCEAVLIGAPWTDSTVERACAALAEDFTPLSDFRASKEYRLLSARNLLRKYFIELQTPHIETRVTAYV; encoded by the coding sequence GTGATCCAGTTTTTACTCAACCAGGAACTCCGTAGCGAGCACGCCCTGGACCCGAACCTGACCGTGCTCAACTATTTACGCGAGCATGTTGGTAAGTCCGGTACCAAAGAAGGCTGCGCCAGCGGCGACTGTGGCGCGTGCACCGTGGTGGTGGGCGAACTGCATGTGGATGAAACCGGCCGTGAGCGCATGCGCTACCGCAGCCTCAATTCGTGCCTGACTTTCGTCTCGGCCCTGCACGGCAAGCAACTGATCAGCGTCGAAGACCTCAAGCACCAGGGCCAGTTGCACAGCGTCCAACAAGCGATGGTCGATTGCCACGGTTCGCAATGCGGCTTCTGCACACCAGGCTTCGTCATGTCGCTGTTCGCCCTGCAAAAGAACAGCGAACAATCCGACGCCCATAAAGCCCACGAAGCCCTGGCCGGCAATCTCTGCCGTTGCACCGGCTACCGGCCGATCCTGGCCGCGGCCGAGCAGGCCTGCTGCGGTAAGCAGCCGGACCAGTTCGACGCTCGCGAGGCTGAAACCATCGCCCGCCTCAAAGCCATCGCCCCGACCGAAACCGGTGAACTCAACAGTGGTGACAAGCACTGCCTGGTACCGCTGACCGTGGCCGACCTGGCCGATCTCTATGATGCCTATCCCCAGGCGCGCCTGTTGGCCGGCGGCACCGACCTGGCCTTGGAAGTCACGCAGTTTCACCGCACCCTGCCGGTGATGATCTACGTGGGCAACGTGGCCGAACTCAAGCGCATCGAACGCTTCGACGATCGCCTGGAAATCGGCGCCGCCACCGCCCTCTCCGATTGTTACGAAGCCTTGAAGGCTGAGTACCCGGACTTCGGCGAACTGCTGCAGCGCTTTGCCTCGCTGCAGATCCGCAACCAAGGCACCTTGGGCGGCAACATCGGCAACGCCTCGCCGATCGGCGACTCGCCGCCGCTGCTGATCGCCCTCGGCGCGCAGATCGTGCTGTGCAAGGGCCAGACCCGCCGGACCCTGGCGCTGGAAGACTATTTCATCGACTACCGCGTCACGGCGCGCCAGGAAAGCGAATTCATCGAGAAGATCATCGTGCCCCGGGCCAGTGCCGAGCAGGCATTCCGCGCCTACAAGGTGTCCAAGCGCCTGGACGATGATATTTCCGCGGTGTGCGCGGCGTTCAACCTGCGCATCGACAACGGCGTGGTCCGCGATGCCCGCATTGCCTTCGGCGGCATGGCCGCCACACCCAAGCGCGCCACCCATTGCGAAGCGGTATTGATCGGTGCGCCGTGGACCGACAGCACCGTCGAACGCGCCTGCGCGGCCCTGGCCGAGGACTTCACACCGCTGTCGGATTTCCGCGCCAGCAAGGAATACCGCCTGCTCAGCGCCCGCAACCTGTTGCGCAAATACTTCATCGAACTGCAAACGCCGCACATCGAGACTCGGGTGACCGCTTATGTCTAA
- the xdhB gene encoding xanthine dehydrogenase molybdopterin binding subunit, which translates to MSNHHAVEKTQAELAELFARDLTTGVGRSVKHDSAAKHVSGEAQYIDDRLEFPNQLHVYARLSDRAHARIIRIDTAPCYAFEGVRIAITHQDIPGLKDIGPLLPGDPLLAIDDVQFVGQPVLAVAAKDLDTARQAAMAAIVEYEDLEPVLDVVEALRKRHFVLDSHTHQRGDSATALASAEHRIQGSLHIGGQEHFYLETQISSVMPTEDGGMIVYCSTQNPTEVQKLVAEVLGVSMNKVVVDMRRMGGGFGGKETQAASPACLCAVIAHLTGQPTKMRLPRVEDMLMTGKRHPFYIEYDVGFDSRGRLHGIALELAGNCGCSPDLSASIVDRAMFHADNAYYLGDATINGHRCKTNTASNTAYRGFGGPQGMVAIEEVMDAIARHLGLDPLAVRKANYYGKTERNVTHYYQTVEHNMLEEMTAELEQSSQYAERREAIRCYNANSPILKKGLALTPVKFGISFTASFLNQAGALIHVYTDGSIHLNHGGTEMGQGLNTKVAQVVAEVFQVEMDRVQITATNTDKVPNTSPTAASSGADLNGKAAQNAAETIKQRLVEFAARQYKVSEEDVEFHNGHVRVRDHILTFEALVQQAYFAQVSLSSTGFYKTPKIYYDRSQARGRPFYYYAFGAACAEVIVDTLTGEYKMLRTDILHDVGASLNPAIDVGQVEGGFIQGMGWLTMEELVWNDKGKLMTNGPASYKIPAVADMPLDLRVKLVENRKNPEDTVFHSKAVGEPPFMLGIAAWCAIKDAVASLGDYQHQPNIDAPATPERVLWGCEQMRQLKTVKPAQVAAELAPL; encoded by the coding sequence ATGTCTAACCATCACGCCGTAGAGAAGACCCAAGCCGAACTGGCCGAGCTGTTCGCCCGCGACCTGACCACTGGCGTGGGCCGCAGCGTCAAGCACGACAGCGCCGCCAAGCATGTGTCCGGCGAAGCGCAGTACATCGATGACCGCCTGGAATTCCCGAACCAGTTGCACGTCTACGCCCGGCTATCGGACCGCGCCCACGCCCGGATCATCCGCATCGACACCGCGCCCTGCTACGCCTTCGAAGGTGTGCGCATCGCCATTACCCACCAAGACATCCCCGGCCTGAAGGACATCGGCCCACTGTTGCCCGGCGATCCGTTGCTGGCCATCGATGACGTGCAGTTCGTCGGTCAACCGGTGCTGGCCGTCGCCGCCAAGGACCTGGACACCGCCCGCCAGGCCGCGATGGCGGCCATCGTCGAATACGAAGACCTGGAGCCGGTACTGGACGTGGTCGAAGCCCTGCGCAAACGGCATTTCGTGCTCGACAGCCACACCCACCAGCGCGGTGACTCGGCCACGGCCCTGGCGAGCGCCGAGCATCGCATCCAGGGTTCGCTGCACATCGGCGGCCAGGAACACTTTTACCTGGAAACCCAGATCTCCTCGGTGATGCCCACCGAAGATGGCGGCATGATCGTCTATTGCTCGACCCAGAACCCCACCGAAGTGCAGAAACTGGTGGCCGAAGTGCTGGGCGTGTCGATGAACAAGGTCGTGGTGGACATGCGCCGCATGGGCGGTGGGTTCGGCGGCAAGGAAACCCAAGCCGCCAGCCCGGCGTGCCTGTGCGCCGTCATCGCCCACCTCACGGGCCAGCCAACCAAGATGCGCCTGCCCCGGGTCGAAGACATGCTGATGACCGGCAAGCGCCACCCCTTCTACATCGAATACGACGTCGGCTTCGACAGCCGCGGCCGCTTGCATGGCATCGCCCTGGAACTGGCGGGCAACTGCGGTTGCTCGCCGGACCTGTCGGCCTCGATTGTCGACCGGGCGATGTTCCATGCCGACAACGCCTATTACCTGGGCGATGCGACCATCAACGGCCACCGCTGCAAGACCAACACCGCCTCGAACACCGCATACCGTGGTTTCGGCGGGCCGCAAGGCATGGTCGCCATCGAAGAGGTGATGGATGCCATCGCCCGGCACCTCGGGCTCGATCCGCTGGCCGTGCGCAAGGCCAACTACTACGGCAAGACCGAGCGCAACGTCACCCACTACTACCAGACTGTCGAGCACAACATGCTCGAGGAAATGACCGCCGAGCTTGAGCAAAGCAGCCAGTACGCCGAACGCCGCGAGGCGATCCGTTGCTACAACGCCAATAGCCCGATCCTGAAAAAAGGCCTGGCGCTGACCCCGGTGAAATTCGGCATTTCGTTCACCGCCAGTTTCCTCAACCAGGCCGGCGCGCTGATCCACGTCTACACCGATGGCAGCATCCACCTGAACCATGGCGGCACCGAAATGGGCCAAGGCCTGAACACCAAGGTCGCGCAAGTGGTGGCCGAGGTGTTCCAGGTGGAAATGGACCGGGTGCAAATCACCGCGACCAACACCGACAAAGTGCCGAACACCTCGCCCACCGCGGCGTCCAGCGGCGCCGACCTGAACGGCAAGGCGGCGCAGAATGCGGCCGAGACCATCAAGCAGCGCCTGGTGGAATTCGCTGCACGGCAGTACAAGGTCAGCGAAGAAGACGTGGAATTCCACAACGGCCATGTGCGGGTGCGCGACCACATCCTGACCTTTGAGGCGCTGGTGCAGCAGGCGTATTTCGCCCAGGTTTCGCTATCGAGCACTGGCTTCTACAAGACCCCGAAAATCTACTACGACCGCAGCCAGGCCCGCGGCCGCCCCTTCTACTACTACGCCTTTGGCGCGGCCTGTGCCGAAGTGATCGTCGACACCCTCACCGGCGAGTACAAGATGCTGCGCACCGACATCCTCCACGACGTTGGCGCCTCGCTGAACCCGGCCATCGACGTCGGCCAGGTCGAGGGTGGTTTCATCCAGGGCATGGGCTGGCTGACCATGGAAGAACTGGTGTGGAACGACAAGGGCAAGCTGATGACCAATGGCCCGGCCAGCTACAAGATCCCCGCCGTGGCCGACATGCCGCTGGACCTGCGGGTCAAACTGGTGGAAAACCGCAAGAACCCAGAGGACACGGTGTTCCACTCCAAAGCCGTGGGTGAACCGCCGTTCATGCTCGGCATTGCCGCGTGGTGCGCCATCAAGGACGCGGTGGCGAGCCTGGGGGATTACCAGCACCAACCGAACATCGACGCCCCGGCAACGCCGGAGCGGGTGTTGTGGGGGTGTGAGCAGATGCGGCAGTTGAAGACCGTGAAGCCTGCGCAAGTCGCGGCCGAGCTAGCTCCGCTTTGA
- the xdhC gene encoding xanthine dehydrogenase accessory protein XdhC, whose protein sequence is MYNWISALADLQTRGEPCVLVTIIEELGSTPRNAGSKMVISASQTFDTIGGGHLEYKAMEIARHMLASGQQNTHLERFSLGASLGQCCGGVTVLLFEPMGQVQAQIAVFGAGHVGRALVPLLASLPCKVRWIDSREAEFPEHLPHGVRKIVSEEPLDEVDELPAGSYCIVMTHNHQLDLELSAAILKRNDFAYFGLIGSRTKRVKFEHRLRDRGFDSATLQRMRCPMGIGEVKGKLPVEIAISIAGEIIATYNADFGQHTARAEPIAKLLPASRRSQANR, encoded by the coding sequence ATGTACAACTGGATCAGCGCCCTCGCCGACCTGCAAACCCGCGGCGAACCCTGCGTGCTGGTGACGATCATCGAAGAACTCGGCTCCACCCCACGCAACGCCGGTTCGAAAATGGTCATCAGCGCCAGCCAGACGTTCGACACCATCGGTGGCGGGCACCTGGAATACAAGGCCATGGAAATCGCCCGGCACATGCTCGCCAGCGGCCAGCAAAACACCCATCTGGAGCGCTTCAGCCTCGGTGCGAGCCTGGGCCAGTGCTGCGGTGGCGTCACCGTGTTGCTGTTCGAACCCATGGGCCAGGTCCAGGCGCAAATCGCCGTGTTCGGCGCCGGCCATGTCGGCCGCGCCCTGGTGCCGCTGCTGGCGAGCCTGCCCTGCAAAGTGCGCTGGATCGATTCGCGGGAGGCGGAGTTCCCCGAACACCTGCCCCATGGCGTGCGCAAGATCGTCAGCGAAGAGCCACTGGATGAAGTCGACGAATTGCCCGCCGGCAGCTACTGCATCGTCATGACCCACAATCATCAGCTCGACCTGGAACTGAGCGCCGCGATCCTCAAGCGCAACGACTTCGCCTACTTCGGCCTGATTGGCTCAAGGACCAAACGGGTCAAGTTCGAACATCGCCTGCGTGATCGCGGCTTCGACAGCGCCACCTTGCAGCGCATGCGTTGCCCCATGGGCATCGGCGAAGTCAAAGGCAAGTTGCCTGTGGAAATCGCCATCTCCATCGCCGGCGAAATCATCGCCACCTATAACGCGGATTTCGGCCAGCACACCGCCCGCGCCGAACCGATCGCCAAGCTGCTACCGGCCTCGCGCCGCAGCCAGGCGAACCGTTGA
- the guaD gene encoding guanine deaminase, with protein sequence MPLTRKAYRAALLHSLADPAEVGIEASYEYFEDGLLVVENGQISAIGHARDLLPTLATDIEVIHYPDALITPGLIDTHIHLPQTGMVGAYGEQLLDWLNTYTFPCESQFVDKAHADAVADIFVKELLRNGTTTALVFGSVHPQSVNSFFEVAQKLDLRMIAGKVMMDRNAPDYLVDTAESSYTESKALIERWHGKGRLHYAVTPRFAPTSTAEQLTLAGQLLGEYPDLYMQTHISENLQEVQWVKELFPERKGYLDVYDHYQLLGERSVFAHGVHLCDDECARLAETGSAIAFCPTSNFFLGSGLFNLPMAEKHKVNVGLGTDVGGGTSFSLLQTLNEAYKVMQLQGARLSPFKSLYLATLGGARALRLEDKIGTLQPGTDADFLVLDYNATPLLGYRLKQAKDIAERLFVLMTLGDDRTVAQTYAAGKLVHQR encoded by the coding sequence ATGCCCCTGACACGCAAAGCCTACCGCGCCGCCCTGCTCCACAGCCTCGCCGACCCGGCCGAAGTCGGTATCGAGGCGTCCTATGAATATTTCGAAGACGGTTTGCTGGTGGTGGAAAACGGCCAGATCAGCGCCATCGGTCACGCCCGCGACCTGCTGCCGACCCTGGCAACTGACATCGAAGTCATTCATTACCCGGATGCGCTGATCACCCCCGGCTTGATCGACACCCACATTCACTTGCCCCAGACCGGCATGGTCGGCGCCTATGGCGAGCAATTGCTGGACTGGCTCAACACCTACACCTTCCCCTGCGAAAGCCAGTTCGTCGACAAGGCCCACGCCGATGCCGTGGCCGATATTTTCGTCAAGGAACTGCTGCGCAACGGCACCACCACCGCGCTGGTGTTCGGCAGCGTGCACCCGCAATCGGTGAATTCGTTTTTTGAAGTGGCCCAGAAGCTCGACCTGCGAATGATCGCCGGCAAAGTGATGATGGATCGCAATGCTCCGGACTATCTGGTCGACACGGCCGAATCCAGCTACACCGAGAGCAAGGCGCTGATCGAGCGCTGGCACGGCAAGGGCCGCCTGCACTACGCGGTGACCCCACGCTTCGCGCCCACCAGCACTGCGGAGCAATTGACCCTGGCTGGTCAGTTGCTGGGGGAATATCCCGATTTGTACATGCAGACCCACATCAGTGAAAACCTGCAGGAAGTGCAATGGGTCAAAGAGCTGTTCCCGGAGCGCAAGGGTTACCTGGACGTCTACGACCACTACCAACTGCTCGGCGAACGCTCGGTGTTCGCCCACGGCGTGCACCTGTGCGACGACGAATGCGCTCGCCTGGCCGAGACCGGTTCGGCCATCGCCTTCTGCCCCACCTCGAACTTTTTCCTGGGCAGCGGCCTGTTCAACCTGCCGATGGCCGAAAAACACAAGGTGAACGTAGGGTTGGGCACGGATGTGGGCGGCGGCACCAGTTTTTCGCTGCTGCAAACCCTCAACGAAGCCTACAAGGTGATGCAGTTGCAGGGCGCGCGGCTGAGCCCGTTCAAGTCGCTGTACCTGGCCACCCTCGGCGGCGCCCGGGCCCTGCGCCTGGAGGACAAGATCGGGACGTTGCAGCCGGGCACCGACGCGGATTTCCTGGTATTGGACTACAACGCCACGCCGCTGCTGGGCTATCGCCTCAAGCAGGCCAAGGACATTGCCGAGCGGTTGTTCGTGCTGATGACGCTGGGGGATGACCGGACGGTAGCGCAGACTTATGCGGCCGGTAAATTGGTGCATCAGCGGTAG
- a CDS encoding GntR family transcriptional regulator gives MNEQLQPLKKQPRAGKAGRSGTQDDIVYAHIFEAILEQRLAPGTKLSEEALGEIFGVSRTIIRRALSRLAHEGVVLLRPNRGAVVASPSVEEARQVFMARRLVERAITELAVQHATAEQLAELRQMVSDERDSFSRGDRGAGIRLSGEFHLKLAEAAKNAPLISFQRSLVSQTSLIIAQYESGNRSHCSYDEHTQLIDAIEARDATLAVDLMMHHMDHIDSKLNLDEESASDDLHAVFSHLLQSKKPGRSTAKL, from the coding sequence ATGAACGAACAGTTGCAACCCCTCAAGAAACAACCGCGAGCCGGTAAAGCCGGCCGCAGCGGAACCCAGGACGATATTGTCTATGCGCATATCTTCGAGGCTATCCTCGAACAACGCCTGGCGCCCGGTACCAAGTTGAGCGAAGAGGCACTGGGGGAGATTTTCGGGGTCAGCCGCACGATTATTCGTCGGGCGCTGTCACGCCTGGCCCACGAAGGCGTGGTGTTGCTGCGGCCCAACCGCGGCGCCGTGGTGGCCAGCCCGAGTGTCGAAGAGGCTCGCCAGGTCTTCATGGCCCGGCGCCTGGTGGAAAGGGCGATCACCGAATTGGCGGTGCAGCATGCCACGGCTGAACAATTGGCTGAGCTGCGGCAGATGGTCAGCGACGAACGCGACAGTTTCTCCCGTGGCGACCGCGGCGCCGGCATCCGTTTGTCGGGCGAGTTCCACCTCAAGCTGGCCGAAGCGGCGAAGAACGCCCCGCTGATCAGTTTCCAGCGCAGCCTCGTGTCCCAGACGTCGCTGATCATCGCCCAATACGAAAGCGGCAACCGCTCCCACTGTTCCTATGACGAACACACTCAGTTGATCGACGCCATCGAGGCCCGCGATGCCACACTGGCCGTGGACCTGATGATGCATCACATGGACCACATCGATAGCAAGCTCAACCTCGACGAGGAAAGCGCGTCGGATGACTTGCATGCGGTGTTCTCGCATTTGTTGCAGAGCAAGAAGCCGGGGCGGTCGACGGCCAAGCTCTGA